A stretch of the Candidatus Methylopumilus planktonicus genome encodes the following:
- the dnaN gene encoding DNA polymerase III subunit beta — MNIKINRDALLKPLANVVSIVERKHALPILSNILIQGKDGQVQLTATDLEMQVSLSFKADLKEEIATTISARKFFDITRSLPDDCVIDITIKDSRVAVKANKSRFAIQTLPAKDYPVMTKASSEAVVITISQIQLKRLLKQVEFAMAQQDIRYYLNGLLFEVNGNQLNIVGTDGHRLSFTSIHLDQNYNKTEVILPRKTVIELIKLLNETEELVSVELYKGQVSFNFNDIKLISKVIDGKFPDYTRVVPEGHNNQFTIDRSQFLTSLQRASILSNEKYRGIRLIIADNNLKLISTNTEQEEAEEELEIQYQQDPIDIGFNVTYLIDVLTNIQEDKVTLAFLDTNSSCLFTIPNNNDYKYVVMPMRI, encoded by the coding sequence ATGAATATAAAAATTAATCGAGACGCATTACTTAAACCCCTAGCTAATGTTGTAAGTATTGTAGAGCGTAAGCATGCACTTCCCATTCTTTCGAATATTCTAATTCAAGGAAAAGATGGTCAAGTACAACTTACGGCAACAGACTTAGAAATGCAAGTATCTTTAAGTTTTAAAGCAGACCTAAAAGAAGAGATTGCTACAACCATATCTGCAAGAAAATTTTTTGATATCACAAGATCATTACCCGACGATTGTGTGATCGATATTACAATTAAAGATAGTCGCGTTGCAGTAAAAGCTAATAAGAGTCGTTTCGCCATTCAAACATTACCTGCAAAAGATTATCCAGTTATGACAAAGGCCTCAAGCGAAGCTGTAGTTATTACAATTTCTCAAATTCAACTTAAGCGTTTATTAAAGCAAGTTGAGTTTGCAATGGCACAACAAGACATTCGTTATTATTTAAATGGTTTGTTATTTGAAGTGAATGGCAATCAACTTAATATTGTAGGCACTGATGGACACCGCTTAAGTTTTACATCAATTCATTTAGATCAAAATTACAATAAAACAGAAGTGATTCTTCCCAGAAAAACAGTAATTGAATTAATTAAACTTCTTAATGAAACAGAAGAGTTAGTATCGGTTGAGCTTTATAAAGGCCAAGTCAGTTTTAATTTTAATGACATAAAACTCATTTCAAAAGTTATTGATGGTAAGTTCCCAGATTACACACGCGTTGTTCCTGAGGGACATAATAACCAATTCACAATTGATCGATCACAGTTTTTAACTTCTTTGCAGCGCGCATCGATTTTATCAAACGAAAAATATCGCGGCATCCGCTTGATAATTGCAGATAATAATTTAAAGTTAATTAGCACAAACACAGAGCAAGAAGAAGCAGAAGAGGAATTAGAAATCCAATACCAACAAGATCCTATTGATATTGGTTTTAATGTGACATACTTAATTGATGTTCTTACAAACATTCAAGAAGATAAAGTAACACTCGCATTCTTGGATACGAACAGCAGCTGCTTATT